TTCCGTATCAAATTTGAACTCCACACCATTTACATTTGCATTCTCAGCCATTGCAATGTTCAGATTAAACGGACATACAATTCCGGCTGTCGGTGCATAAAGTGCGGCATACGCCTGATCGGAAATATTCGGTTCCATTTCTTTCAATTCCTTACAGTTAAGAATTCTTAACTCCTTAACACCATTTGCAACACCTCGGTCATACAGTGCCTGAAGATTCGGCATATCCTCCTCATGCAGACATACAACCAGAGAGCCATTTTTCTTAAATGGGAAATCCAGATCCTTTGAAAGCTGTTCCATCATCTGATTTCCCCTGACATTCAGTTTTGCCATCAGCGATCCTTCTGCCGCATCATAACCGGCATGGACAATTGCACTGTTTGCCTTGGAAGTACCACAGCATACATCCTCTTCTTTCTCGATTACACACGCCTTCACTTTATAACGTGACAGCTCTCTTGCTGTTGCCGCACCGGATACTCCAGCCCCGATAATTATTACATCATACATTCCCAGATCACTCCTTAATAACTGTTTTTTCTTCCTGCTTATGAAAAAGAGCCTGCCAAGTAAACGCATTTCCTTTATGCGGTTATCCTGTCAGGCTCTCTCATCTCATGCCATTACCATTTTCAATTCTGAACTTTTACCACGGAATTGCCCCATACAGTAATACTGCTGCGATTGCTCCGATGATTGGTCCGATGATCGGTACAACCAGACCGTATCCGAAGTTTGAATCACCTTTTCCTTTAATCGGAAGTACTGCGTGTGCAAGTCTTGGTCCAAGATCTCTTGCCGGGTTGATCGCATAACCGGTCAGTCCGCCAAGTGACATACCTACTGATACGATAATTCCGAATACAAATAATTTGTCAACGCCTGTGGAAAGTCCTGTCACGTTTCCAATTCCCTTGATCGCAAATACAAGGATAAATGTTCCAACTGCCTCACTGAAAATATTCAGTCCTGTGTTTGCAATCGAAGGTCCTGTACAGAATACACCAAGCTTTGTTCCCGGATCTTCTGTGGCGTCAAACTGTCCTTTGAAAAGTAAATAAACGATACAGCCGCCTACGAATGCTCCTGCGATCTGGGCAATGATATATCCAGGAACCATCGACCATGCAAAACTTCCGTCCACTGCAAGCGCGATCGTAAGTGCCGGATTAAAGGAAGCTCCTGAAGCCTCTCCGAAAATAAATGCCGGAAGCAGAACTGCAAGACCCCAGGCAAATGTAATCTGAACCGCGCCGGCACCTTTCATACCGGATTTGTTAAGGTTCACATTTGCTACTACTCCATCTCCAAGAATAATAAGTATCATTGTTCCAAGAAACTCTGCTATATAAGGTAACATGATAAGTCCCCCTTTTCCCTATTCAATGTTCTGTTTTCATTTCCTTTTTACTTTCAAAATCTAATCTTCTTTTGCCCATCCGTAAGCATATTTGACAGCCTTATTCCAGCCTTTGATCCGTTTTTCTCTTTCTTCATCTGCAATCTTTGGCTCGAATGTCTTATCAATTGCCCAGTTCTTAATAACATCCTCTTTACTTGCCCAGTATCCAACTGCAAGACCTGCAAGATAAGCAGCTCCCATTGCGGTTGTCTCTACACACTGCGGACGGTTAACCGGTGCATTGATGATGTCAGACTGTGTCTGCATCAGAAAATCATTTGCACTTGCTCCACCGTCAACCTTAAGTGCTGCAAGTTCAATTCCAGAGTCAGCTTTCATTGCTTCCAGAACATCATTTACCTGATAAGCAAGGGATTCCAGAGTTGCGCGGATAATGTGATATTTATTAACGCCACGTGTAATTCCTACGATCGTTCCTCTTGCATACTGATCCCAGTGCGGTGCTCCAAGTCCGGTAAATGCAGGTACTACATAGCATCCGTTTGTATCTTTTACTTTCTTAGCCATGTATTCTGAATCCGGTGCGGAATCAATAATACGAAGTTCATCTCTCAGCCACTGGATTGCAGCTCCTGCCACGAAAATTGAACCTTCCAGTGCATAATTTACTTTCCCATCCAGTCCCCATGCGATGGTTGTTACCAGTCCGTTCTTTGAGAAGATCGGTTTCTCACCGGTATTCATCAGCATGAAACATCCGGTTCCATATGTATTCTTTGCTTCGCCTGCATTGAAGCATGTCTGTCCAAACAGTGCGGACTGCTGGTCTCCTGCTGCTCCTGCGATCGGAATCGGTCCACCGAGGTAAGAAGGATCTGCTTCTCCATATACACAGCTTGACGGTTTTGGTTCTGGAAGCATGCATTTCGGAATGTTCAGCTCTGCAAGGATCTCATCATCCCATTCAAGCGTATTGATATTGAACAGCATCGTACGGGAAGCATTTGAATAATCAGTTACATGAACTGCACCTTTTGTCAGTTTCCAGATCAGCCATGTCTCAACTGTACCGAATAATAATTCTCCCTTTTCTGCTCTCTCTCTTGCTCCCGGCACATTATCAAGAAGCCATTTTACCTTTGTTCCTGAAAAATACGCGTCGATAACAAGTCCTGTTTTTTCTCTGAATTTATCGGTAAGTCCTTTTTCCTTCAGACTGTCACAATACTCAGAAGTTCTGCGGCACTGCCATACGATTGCATGATGGATCGGCTCTCCTGTCTCTTTGTCCCAGACGATGGTTGTCTCTCTCTGGTTTGTAATACCGATTGCTGCAATGTCCTCTGCTTCTGCCCCAATCATGTTCATTGCTTCAACGGCTACACCAAGCATACTTGCCCAGATCTCATCTGCATCATGTTCAACCCAGCCCGGTTTCGGGAAATACTGTGTGAATTCCCTCTGTGCAACGCTGCACATTTCTCCTTTTTCATTGAACAGGATACATCTGTTACTTGTTGTTCCTGCGTCCAGTGCCATTACATACTTAGCCATACTCTTTTTCCTCCTTTAATAAAAATCGCTGCTTTGCATGTTTTATAGTAAAGCGGATATTCTATGCCGCTTCGCTACTTACTCATCCTCAAATACCTGTACTTTGTTTAAATATCTTCTGTTACTTTTGTTTTACATTTTCCAGACTTCATGATTCGTAGATGAAACTGCGATCGCTCCAGCTGAAAGTGCCGCCATCACAGATTCTTTGTCCGAGATCAGACCACCTGCAATGATCGGTGTCTTTGACATTTTACAGACTTTTCCGATCACCTTCGGCATCACACCCGGAAGTACTTCGATATAATCGGGCTTCACGGCGTGTTGTTGCTGCCTGATATTCTCATATGCCATTGAATCCAGAAGAAAATACCTTAGGACTGTGAACATCTTAAGTTCCTTCCCCCTTTTAATCAATGCGGCTTTTGTGGAAATTATTCCATCTGCTTCTGTATTTTTCCGAATAAAATCTACGACAATTTCCTTACTGCTAAGACCGCTTATCAGGTCTACATGAACCATCGCAACCTTCCCGGAATCTTTTATCTGTTGGACGATCTCACGGATCGAACAGACATCTCCAAATAAAATAAACACAACCCGGATATCTTCCAAAGAACAACAGATTTTTAAATCATCCATGTTCTTTACAGCTGCAATGATCGGATTTTCTTCTACTGCTTCATGAAAAAAACTGTTCATTTTTTCACCCCTCATACTATGATCGAGTAGGATGCTCCTGCCCACTCTGTATACTTTGTACAGCCTCTGCACTTGGCTCATCGTATAATCGAGCAGGCTGACTTCTGCTCGATCTGTATACTCCGTACAACATCTCACTTAGCAGCTCGATGATGTACATTCGCCAAATGTAGATCCTTGTGCAAGCACAAATCGGCACTTGGCTCATCGTATACACAAAAAAAGAGCGCCTCTTGTAACAGCCTCACGGCTGATATAACATTCGCTCTCCTGTCA
The sequence above is drawn from the Coprococcus comes ATCC 27758 genome and encodes:
- the glpK gene encoding glycerol kinase GlpK, yielding MAKYVMALDAGTTSNRCILFNEKGEMCSVAQREFTQYFPKPGWVEHDADEIWASMLGVAVEAMNMIGAEAEDIAAIGITNQRETTIVWDKETGEPIHHAIVWQCRRTSEYCDSLKEKGLTDKFREKTGLVIDAYFSGTKVKWLLDNVPGARERAEKGELLFGTVETWLIWKLTKGAVHVTDYSNASRTMLFNINTLEWDDEILAELNIPKCMLPEPKPSSCVYGEADPSYLGGPIPIAGAAGDQQSALFGQTCFNAGEAKNTYGTGCFMLMNTGEKPIFSKNGLVTTIAWGLDGKVNYALEGSIFVAGAAIQWLRDELRIIDSAPDSEYMAKKVKDTNGCYVVPAFTGLGAPHWDQYARGTIVGITRGVNKYHIIRATLESLAYQVNDVLEAMKADSGIELAALKVDGGASANDFLMQTQSDIINAPVNRPQCVETTAMGAAYLAGLAVGYWASKEDVIKNWAIDKTFEPKIADEEREKRIKGWNKAVKYAYGWAKED
- a CDS encoding glycerol-3-phosphate responsive antiterminator, with amino-acid sequence MNSFFHEAVEENPIIAAVKNMDDLKICCSLEDIRVVFILFGDVCSIREIVQQIKDSGKVAMVHVDLISGLSSKEIVVDFIRKNTEADGIISTKAALIKRGKELKMFTVLRYFLLDSMAYENIRQQQHAVKPDYIEVLPGVMPKVIGKVCKMSKTPIIAGGLISDKESVMAALSAGAIAVSSTNHEVWKM
- a CDS encoding MIP/aquaporin family protein, producing the protein MLPYIAEFLGTMILIILGDGVVANVNLNKSGMKGAGAVQITFAWGLAVLLPAFIFGEASGASFNPALTIALAVDGSFAWSMVPGYIIAQIAGAFVGGCIVYLLFKGQFDATEDPGTKLGVFCTGPSIANTGLNIFSEAVGTFILVFAIKGIGNVTGLSTGVDKLFVFGIIVSVGMSLGGLTGYAINPARDLGPRLAHAVLPIKGKGDSNFGYGLVVPIIGPIIGAIAAVLLYGAIPW